From one Burkholderia pyrrocinia genomic stretch:
- the purU gene encoding formyltetrahydrofolate deformylase, which produces MTAEHRPDQFVLTLSCASAAGQVAAVVGFLDRHRCYVDALNVFDDDLSNRFFVRCVFHPTDETLQIDALRQEFAPIAAGLGGDMQWAIHDVNARPKVLIMVSKLEHCLADLLFRWRMGELKMDIVGIVSNHPDFEPMAAQHGLPFRHFPITADTKAQQEAQWLDFFESSGAELVILARYMQVLSQETSAKLANRAINIHHSFLPGFKGAKPYHQAHARGVKLIGATAHFVTDDLDEGPIIEQVVERVDHALRPEQLLAVGRDVESITLARAVKAFIERRVFLNGDRTVVFS; this is translated from the coding sequence ATGACCGCCGAGCACCGCCCCGATCAATTCGTCCTGACGCTGTCGTGCGCGAGCGCGGCCGGCCAGGTCGCCGCCGTCGTCGGCTTTCTCGATCGCCATCGCTGCTATGTCGATGCGCTGAACGTGTTCGACGACGATCTCAGCAACCGCTTCTTCGTGCGCTGCGTCTTTCATCCGACGGATGAAACGCTGCAGATCGACGCGCTGCGCCAGGAATTCGCGCCGATCGCGGCCGGCCTCGGCGGCGACATGCAATGGGCGATCCACGACGTGAACGCACGGCCGAAGGTGCTGATCATGGTGTCGAAGCTCGAGCACTGCCTCGCGGACCTGCTGTTCCGCTGGCGGATGGGTGAACTGAAGATGGACATCGTCGGCATCGTGTCGAACCACCCCGATTTCGAGCCGATGGCCGCGCAGCACGGGCTGCCGTTCCGGCACTTCCCGATCACGGCCGACACGAAGGCGCAGCAGGAAGCGCAGTGGCTCGACTTCTTCGAATCGAGCGGCGCCGAGCTCGTGATCCTCGCGCGCTACATGCAGGTGCTGTCGCAGGAGACGAGCGCGAAACTCGCGAACCGCGCGATCAATATCCATCACTCGTTCCTGCCCGGGTTCAAGGGCGCGAAGCCGTATCACCAGGCGCATGCGCGCGGCGTGAAGCTGATCGGCGCGACCGCGCACTTCGTCACCGACGATCTCGACGAAGGCCCGATCATCGAGCAGGTCGTCGAGCGTGTGGATCACGCGCTGCGGCCGGAGCAGTTGCTCGCGGTGGGGCGTGATGTCGAAAGCATCACGCTTGCGCGTGCAGTGAAGGCGTTCATAGAGCGGCGGGTGTTTTTGAACGGGGATCGGACGGTGGTGTTTTCGTAA
- a CDS encoding ADP-ribosylglycohydrolase family protein, protein MSDKRAELSAEQRVAVERAAARAARRSQYPEDMGFMPYSGRFTNADVALKTPWLSEYFKFRNRNPQADRETLQDVQRQIGADCSELIDRFRGAMLGLAIGDALGTTLEFSSRDSATVTDIVGGGPFHLKPGDWTDDTSMACCLAYSLVRARGFDPEHAMLAFSYWYRFGAYSPTGECFDIGGTTRAALDRFLKTGNAFSGDSDPHSAGNGSLMRLAPVVLFYTNDFEKVVHFAAESSRLTHGADEAVDACRFLGALMWGAFSGFSKEEILSDRFSPLPGYWDRHPLAPAVERIAHGSYKNKTRDEISSTGYVIDTLEAALWAFYNNDRFESGMLAAVNLAGDSDTIGAVFGQIAGAYYGETGIPVRWIVNTHAAHGFYHFAEDLLAASRTDQSGN, encoded by the coding sequence ATGAGCGATAAGCGTGCAGAGTTGTCGGCCGAGCAGCGCGTAGCCGTCGAGCGCGCAGCCGCACGTGCGGCGCGACGGAGTCAATACCCCGAGGATATGGGTTTTATGCCGTATTCCGGGAGATTTACCAATGCGGATGTGGCGCTCAAGACACCGTGGTTGAGCGAGTATTTCAAATTCAGAAACCGGAACCCACAGGCCGATCGTGAAACACTGCAGGACGTTCAGCGGCAGATCGGTGCCGATTGCTCGGAACTGATCGATCGATTCCGCGGCGCAATGCTGGGGCTGGCGATCGGCGACGCGCTGGGCACGACGCTCGAATTTTCGTCACGAGACAGCGCTACGGTCACCGATATCGTGGGTGGTGGCCCTTTTCATCTCAAGCCCGGTGACTGGACCGACGATACGAGCATGGCATGCTGTCTCGCGTACAGTCTTGTCCGCGCGCGTGGATTCGATCCCGAGCATGCGATGCTGGCTTTTTCCTATTGGTATCGGTTTGGGGCATACAGCCCGACAGGGGAGTGCTTCGATATCGGTGGAACCACTCGGGCCGCGCTCGATCGTTTTTTGAAGACAGGGAATGCGTTTTCCGGAGATAGCGATCCACATTCGGCCGGGAATGGATCACTCATGCGGTTGGCTCCCGTTGTGCTGTTCTATACGAATGATTTTGAGAAGGTAGTGCACTTTGCGGCCGAAAGCTCGAGGCTCACGCATGGAGCGGATGAGGCTGTCGACGCCTGCAGGTTTCTTGGCGCATTGATGTGGGGCGCATTCTCGGGATTCTCAAAAGAGGAAATCCTGAGCGATCGATTCTCACCTCTACCGGGGTATTGGGATAGACATCCACTTGCGCCGGCCGTGGAGCGAATTGCACATGGCTCATACAAGAACAAGACTCGCGATGAGATATCGTCTACGGGATACGTTATCGACACGCTGGAAGCCGCGCTGTGGGCGTTCTATAACAACGACCGCTTCGAGTCCGGAATGCTAGCGGCGGTCAATCTGGCGGGAGACTCGGACACCATTGGCGCCGTCTTTGGCCAGATAGCCGGAGCCTACTACGGAGAGACGGGGATTCCTGTCAGATGGATCGTCAACACGCACGCGGCACACGGGTTTTATCATTTTGCCGAGGATTTGCTCGCGGCTTCTCGAACGGATCAATCCGGAAATTGA
- a CDS encoding choline sulfate utilization transcriptional regulator, whose translation MSKSEPLPSMQALRAFESAARLASFTAAARELGSTQPAVSQQVFQLEAELGVPLFERSPRGVTLTADGQCLYEAVRLSLDTLRGATATLRARREHGALTIVTDFGFATYWLMPRLAGLKRVMPDVDVRVVTSQDYDAQRDHGDIAILFGDGHWPSCTAARLFPESVTPVCSPAFRDAHPHVARADQLLALPLLHVQPTRPERWLSWSGWFDAHGLDTAAAARGVTFNSYALVIHATLLGEGVALGWSPLVDELVASGQLVKLVDAPVVTSRGYFLVRPPQRPEPDATHVFRRWLLDACASA comes from the coding sequence ATGTCGAAATCCGAACCGTTACCGTCGATGCAGGCGCTGCGCGCATTCGAGTCGGCCGCCCGGCTCGCGAGCTTCACGGCCGCCGCGCGCGAGCTCGGCTCGACGCAGCCGGCCGTGAGCCAGCAGGTGTTCCAGCTCGAGGCCGAGCTCGGCGTGCCGCTGTTCGAGCGCAGCCCGCGCGGCGTCACGCTGACGGCCGACGGCCAGTGCCTGTACGAAGCCGTGCGGCTGAGCCTCGACACGCTGCGCGGCGCCACCGCGACGCTGCGCGCGCGCCGCGAGCACGGCGCGCTCACGATCGTCACCGACTTCGGCTTCGCGACCTACTGGCTGATGCCGCGCCTGGCGGGCCTGAAACGCGTGATGCCGGATGTCGACGTGCGCGTCGTCACGTCACAGGATTACGATGCGCAGCGCGACCACGGCGACATCGCGATCCTGTTCGGCGACGGCCACTGGCCGTCGTGCACGGCCGCGCGGCTCTTTCCGGAATCCGTCACGCCCGTGTGCTCGCCCGCGTTCCGCGACGCGCATCCGCACGTCGCGCGGGCCGACCAACTCCTCGCGCTGCCGCTGCTGCACGTGCAGCCGACGCGCCCCGAACGCTGGCTGTCGTGGTCCGGCTGGTTCGATGCGCACGGCCTCGACACGGCGGCCGCCGCGCGCGGCGTGACCTTCAACAGCTATGCGCTCGTGATCCATGCGACGCTGCTCGGTGAAGGCGTCGCGCTCGGCTGGTCGCCGCTCGTCGACGAGCTCGTCGCGTCCGGCCAGCTCGTGAAGCTCGTCGACGCGCCCGTCGTCACGTCGCGTGGCTACTTCCTGGTGCGGCCGCCGCAGCGGCCCGAGCCGGACGCGACCCACGTGTTCCGGCGCTGGCTGCTCGACGCGTGCGCGAGCGCCTGA